From Burkholderia savannae, a single genomic window includes:
- a CDS encoding ATP-binding protein, with protein sequence MAQASLVDMNTMSSCIWSKIGRAGRRNAVRLSAILCFASVGAHAGTANPEYPPRKLQLHSIEDANRHLSAEPGDRSRPHLPRTVRVAVARDGGVPYNLYRDRDLYEGVTADYLHVIQHAGGLRFEIWMFDTRAQARAALMSGSVDLVGGVRLDADRHLLRSRPYFTDRRVEVRVLGEKGRMESASAPPESYAVTADDFGNAAFRARYRHEKITAYPTALGALQAVAYRTADAFIGQATEANYLIDQLQLPLSITNFADVDAPPFVFAARAADTDLINHINAALRAIPIRTAGEIQRRWFGSANHFKIRRDLVLTEEEREYVRTHRTIRYASAIDLPPYMFVESGRGKITGLGVDVMDLIGERTGLSFQPVSFGTQRECLAALADGRVDLLPNVAIGDARENWMTSTAPYAQTLWVILVRAGDGAITSTAHLGGKRIGIMPETRGFQRFNPEPLIGEPQLVEARDIPTLFRMLLDGSVDAISLPGTTANYFIAQYELARLVKAVTTVNESVTSIAMAVRRDNELLLGILDKVFQATPPEDLDALRRDRMRYRPTNVIAGWSTMQRQRVVKALTALSVVLSLSAAALGAIRYGQRRRARELRERIALQDALINALPFAVYLRQADGRVVSCNASFAEAYGLPRDALVDADALPASTLRQQALNAMLDELFQATLTERRAQFVDRTLADNGGDSDLFVWTVPLGCSSSGAGAVLGGWIDITLRKQTERALKQATLEAETANRAKSAFLATISHEIRTPMNAILGLLELELGLPGAPNRDTIWTVRETAQSLLRLINDLLDTSRAESGQLQLDPRPTCVVSCVERLLLMYRRLCAEKGLALNAEIDPGVPQTLQMDGLRVRQVIGNLLGNALKFTDRGGISLSLRWQSRDDSRGTLEIVVRDTGVGIRAEDQARLFQPFEQVTGAGAGLDGSGLGLWICGTLVAQMRGRIALESEFGEGTQVRVSIPLMRASSDDAMPPALPTPRDWARKLRALVVDDHAPNRMLLVRQLHALGFEETFEAGDGEQALELLERETVDVILTDCSMSRMSGYAFTAAVRADERWRDLPIFGCSADARAEAHEQALSAGMTAFLAKPVGLLDLAHAFDAHLRGAVLVAPRAAEAAADPTSDAMALAARHALYAIAGNDIDARNALIDTLVRSNDADIRALQQAMDNGDVETAIRTAHRIKGSSQIVGAAELEHGCVQLEQRLREDDTAASRAHAARVVALCAVLHAHLRALRQRAIA encoded by the coding sequence ATGGCGCAGGCGAGCCTCGTCGACATGAATACGATGTCATCCTGCATTTGGTCGAAGATCGGCCGCGCCGGGCGCCGCAATGCCGTCCGGCTGTCGGCCATCTTGTGTTTCGCGTCGGTTGGCGCTCATGCGGGCACGGCGAACCCGGAATATCCGCCGCGCAAACTGCAGTTGCACAGCATCGAGGACGCCAATCGGCACTTGTCCGCGGAGCCCGGTGATCGGAGCCGACCGCATTTGCCGAGGACGGTGCGGGTGGCGGTCGCGCGCGACGGCGGCGTCCCGTACAACCTGTATCGCGATCGCGACCTGTACGAAGGCGTGACCGCGGATTATCTCCACGTCATCCAGCATGCCGGCGGGCTTCGCTTCGAGATCTGGATGTTCGATACGCGCGCGCAGGCTCGAGCCGCGTTGATGAGCGGCTCGGTCGATCTCGTCGGCGGCGTTCGGCTGGACGCCGATCGGCACCTGCTTCGGTCGCGCCCGTACTTCACGGACCGGCGGGTCGAAGTGCGTGTGCTCGGAGAAAAAGGCCGGATGGAATCCGCGTCGGCGCCGCCGGAAAGCTATGCCGTGACGGCGGACGATTTCGGCAACGCGGCTTTTCGCGCCCGCTACCGGCACGAAAAGATCACGGCCTATCCGACGGCGCTCGGCGCGCTGCAAGCGGTGGCCTATCGCACGGCCGACGCGTTCATCGGCCAGGCCACCGAAGCGAACTACCTGATCGACCAATTGCAGTTGCCGCTGTCGATCACCAATTTCGCCGACGTGGACGCGCCGCCGTTCGTGTTCGCCGCCCGCGCCGCGGACACGGACCTGATCAACCATATCAACGCGGCGCTGCGAGCCATTCCGATTCGCACGGCCGGCGAAATCCAGCGACGCTGGTTCGGTTCGGCGAATCATTTCAAGATCCGTCGAGACCTCGTGCTGACGGAGGAGGAGCGCGAGTACGTGAGGACGCATCGCACCATTCGCTATGCGAGCGCGATCGATCTGCCGCCCTATATGTTCGTCGAGAGCGGCCGCGGAAAAATCACGGGCCTGGGCGTCGACGTCATGGACTTGATCGGCGAGCGCACCGGGCTGAGTTTCCAGCCCGTGTCCTTCGGCACTCAGCGGGAATGCCTCGCGGCGCTCGCGGACGGCAGGGTCGATTTGCTGCCGAACGTCGCGATCGGCGACGCACGCGAGAACTGGATGACATCGACCGCGCCGTATGCGCAGACGCTCTGGGTCATCCTCGTGCGCGCGGGCGATGGCGCTATCACCAGCACCGCGCATCTTGGCGGCAAGCGTATCGGCATCATGCCCGAGACGCGCGGGTTCCAGCGGTTCAATCCGGAACCGCTCATCGGCGAGCCGCAGCTCGTCGAGGCACGCGATATCCCGACGCTGTTCCGCATGCTTCTCGACGGCAGCGTCGATGCGATTTCCCTGCCCGGCACCACCGCCAACTATTTCATCGCGCAGTACGAGCTCGCGAGGCTGGTGAAGGCGGTGACGACGGTCAACGAGTCGGTCACCAGCATTGCGATGGCGGTGCGGCGCGACAACGAGCTGTTGCTCGGCATTCTCGACAAGGTGTTTCAGGCAACGCCGCCGGAGGATCTCGACGCCTTGCGGCGCGACCGGATGCGCTACCGCCCGACCAACGTGATCGCCGGTTGGTCCACCATGCAGCGGCAGCGGGTCGTCAAGGCGCTCACGGCGCTGTCCGTCGTGCTGAGCTTGAGCGCGGCCGCGCTCGGCGCGATTCGCTACGGCCAGCGACGCCGCGCGCGCGAGCTGCGCGAGAGGATCGCATTGCAGGATGCGCTGATCAACGCTTTGCCCTTCGCGGTCTACCTGCGCCAGGCGGACGGGCGCGTGGTCAGCTGCAATGCATCCTTCGCCGAGGCCTACGGGTTGCCGCGGGATGCGCTCGTCGACGCCGACGCGCTGCCTGCGTCGACCCTCCGGCAACAGGCATTGAACGCGATGCTCGATGAATTGTTTCAGGCCACGCTGACGGAGCGCCGGGCGCAATTCGTCGACAGAACCTTGGCGGACAACGGCGGCGATTCGGATCTGTTCGTCTGGACGGTTCCGCTCGGGTGTTCGAGCTCGGGCGCCGGCGCCGTGCTCGGCGGCTGGATCGACATCACGCTTCGCAAGCAGACCGAGCGCGCGCTGAAGCAGGCGACGCTCGAAGCGGAGACCGCGAACCGGGCCAAGAGCGCGTTTCTCGCGACAATCAGCCACGAAATCCGTACGCCGATGAACGCGATTCTCGGCTTGCTCGAACTGGAGCTCGGCCTTCCAGGCGCGCCGAACCGGGACACGATCTGGACGGTGCGCGAAACCGCGCAGTCGCTGCTGCGCCTCATCAACGATTTGCTCGACACGTCCAGGGCCGAGTCGGGGCAGCTTCAGCTCGATCCCCGGCCGACCTGCGTCGTGAGCTGCGTCGAGCGGCTGTTGTTGATGTATCGGCGGCTCTGCGCGGAAAAAGGCCTGGCGCTGAACGCCGAAATCGATCCCGGCGTGCCGCAGACGCTGCAAATGGATGGCTTGCGGGTGCGTCAGGTGATCGGCAATCTGCTGGGCAATGCACTGAAGTTCACTGACCGCGGCGGCATCAGCCTGAGCCTGCGATGGCAATCTCGCGACGATTCCCGCGGGACGCTCGAGATCGTCGTGCGCGACACCGGCGTGGGAATACGCGCGGAAGACCAGGCCCGGCTATTTCAGCCTTTTGAGCAGGTGACGGGCGCCGGGGCCGGCCTCGACGGCTCCGGCCTCGGGCTCTGGATCTGCGGTACGCTGGTGGCTCAGATGCGCGGCCGGATCGCGCTGGAGAGCGAGTTCGGCGAAGGCACGCAGGTGCGCGTTTCGATTCCGCTGATGCGAGCGTCGTCGGACGATGCAATGCCGCCGGCGCTGCCAACACCGCGAGACTGGGCGCGCAAGCTGCGCGCGCTCGTGGTCGACGACCACGCGCCGAACCGCATGCTGCTGGTGCGCCAGCTGCACGCGCTAGGCTTCGAGGAAACGTTCGAGGCCGGCGACGGCGAGCAGGCGCTCGAACTGCTGGAACGGGAAACGGTGGACGTGATCCTCACCGATTGCTCGATGTCGCGCATGAGCGGCTATGCCTTCACCGCCGCGGTGCGAGCGGACGAGCGATGGCGTGATTTGCCGATCTTCGGATGCAGCGCCGACGCGCGCGCCGAAGCGCATGAGCAGGCGTTGTCCGCGGGCATGACCGCGTTCCTGGCCAAGCCGGTCGGCCTGCTGGATCTGGCGCATGCATTCGATGCACATCTTCGCGGTGCGGTGCTCGTCGCCCCCCGCGCCGCGGAAGCGGCCGCGGACCCGACATCCGATGCGATGGCGCTTGCCGCGCGCCACGCGCTGTATGCGATCGCCGGCAACGACATCGACGCGCGCAACGCGTTGATCGACACGCTCGTGCGGAGCAACGACGCCGATATCCGGGCCTTGCAGCAGGCGATGGACAACGGCGACGTCGAAACCGCGATCCGGACCGCGCATCGCATCAAGGGCAGTTCGCAGATCGTGGGCGCGGCGGAACTCGAGCATGGCTGCGTCCAACTGGAGCAGCGTCTGCGAGAGGACGACACGGCGGCATCGAGGGCGCACGCCGCGCGCGTCGTCGCGCTGTGTGCCGTCTTGCATGCGCATCTGCGCGCATTGCGGCAGCGCGCGATCGCATGA
- a CDS encoding response regulator transcription factor has translation MAGGTTHTFLHPGSHMAGITLSIADDHPIVLHSIKLLVEPQPLLQLRHVCSSGRELLSALTREPTHLVLTDLTMPAQGGSYDGLALLRAVRAAAPRSRVIVLTAQSNAAILTKAMQLGARALVGKADPAHEIIRACMHVHAGATRHLSPVMRRNIEDGQSAHMRNCNLTQKELDVVRLTATGLSLSEIALQYRRSVSTVASQKSTAMRKLGIHSTADLIRYATENGLT, from the coding sequence TTGGCCGGCGGCACGACTCACACGTTCCTTCATCCGGGATCTCACATGGCAGGCATCACGCTATCGATCGCCGACGATCATCCGATCGTCCTGCACTCGATCAAGCTGCTCGTCGAACCGCAGCCGTTGCTGCAATTGCGGCACGTGTGCAGCAGCGGGCGCGAACTCCTTTCCGCGTTGACTCGCGAGCCGACTCATCTGGTGCTGACCGATCTCACCATGCCCGCGCAAGGCGGCTCATACGACGGCCTGGCACTGCTGCGCGCGGTGCGCGCGGCGGCGCCGCGCAGCAGAGTGATCGTCCTGACCGCGCAGAGCAACGCCGCGATATTGACGAAGGCGATGCAGCTCGGCGCGCGGGCGCTGGTCGGCAAGGCCGATCCGGCGCACGAAATCATCCGCGCCTGCATGCACGTCCACGCGGGAGCGACGCGCCATTTGTCGCCGGTCATGCGCAGGAACATCGAAGACGGCCAGTCCGCGCACATGCGCAATTGCAACCTGACGCAAAAGGAGCTCGACGTCGTGCGTCTGACGGCGACCGGGCTTTCGTTGTCGGAGATCGCGTTGCAGTACCGGCGATCGGTCAGCACCGTCGCATCGCAGAAATCCACCGCGATGCGCAAGCTCGGCATCCATTCCACGGCGGACCTGATCCGCTACGCCACTGAAAACGGATTGACATGA
- a CDS encoding peptidase domain-containing ABC transporter, with translation MSILNALRFGWGRRLPVILQTQAAECGLACVGMVAGFFGHDIDMMHLRQRFTTSLKGATLGDVMRIAQRLGLASRALRLELGELGQLRRPCILHWEMSHFVVLKRVERDHIVIHDPARGARKVPMDEVSRCFTGVALELLPTAAFERKRERESISMLRLIGSVLGVRSAFVQVLTLSVALELFGILTPFYMQWVMDHVLVSSDRDLLTLLGIGFAMVALFQTAITALRSWVVTWFSSLLSVQWSANVCAHLLRLPMTYFEQRHIGDVVSRFGAVGTIQSTLTSRFVGTLLDGVMAVVTLGMLFVYNRTLTWLVIALFAAYALLRAVAYRPFRQANEDQIVYAARTETQLLESIRGVQAIKLANKQDERVAIYANAMVETANKGIAIQRLSIGFSAVHGLVSGMGRVALVWLAAQQVIDGSFSAGMLVAYISFADQFIGRGSGLIDALIDFRMLRLYGERLADIVLTDVEADMEGSVAHMPSTQRDAPPAISVRNLRYRYAEGEPWVLDGCSFDIAAGESVAIVGPSGQGKTTLAKLLLGLLEPQEGTIAVDGVDIRHIGLQHYRDRIGCVMQDDILFAGSIADNIGFFDLEPDLARIEDAARLAQIHDDIAAMPMGYQSLVGDMGSSLSGGQCQRVLLARALYRRPDILVLDEATSHLDVARELAINEAVSAMPITRILIAHRPETIRSAQRALLLENGRAAFVPLPVATR, from the coding sequence ATGAGTATTCTGAATGCCTTGCGCTTTGGCTGGGGACGCCGGCTGCCAGTGATCCTGCAAACGCAAGCGGCCGAATGCGGGCTTGCTTGCGTGGGAATGGTGGCGGGATTCTTCGGCCACGATATCGACATGATGCATCTGCGTCAGCGCTTCACCACGTCGCTCAAGGGCGCCACGCTCGGCGACGTGATGCGCATAGCCCAGCGCCTCGGGCTGGCGTCGCGCGCGCTGCGGCTCGAGCTGGGCGAGCTCGGCCAACTGCGGCGGCCCTGCATCCTGCATTGGGAGATGAGCCATTTCGTGGTGCTCAAGCGCGTCGAGCGCGATCACATCGTCATCCATGATCCCGCGCGCGGCGCGCGCAAGGTGCCGATGGACGAAGTCTCGCGCTGCTTCACCGGCGTCGCGCTGGAATTGCTGCCGACCGCCGCGTTCGAACGCAAGCGCGAGCGCGAATCGATTTCGATGCTGCGGCTGATCGGCAGCGTGCTCGGCGTGCGCTCGGCATTCGTCCAGGTGCTGACCTTGTCCGTCGCGCTGGAGTTGTTCGGCATCCTGACGCCGTTCTACATGCAGTGGGTGATGGATCACGTGCTGGTTTCGTCCGATCGCGATCTCCTGACGCTGCTCGGCATCGGCTTCGCGATGGTGGCGCTGTTCCAGACCGCCATCACGGCGCTGCGCTCGTGGGTCGTGACATGGTTCTCGAGCCTGCTCAGCGTGCAATGGAGCGCCAATGTCTGCGCGCATCTGCTGCGGTTGCCGATGACGTATTTCGAGCAGCGCCATATCGGCGACGTGGTGTCGCGCTTCGGTGCGGTGGGCACGATCCAGAGCACGCTGACCTCGCGTTTCGTCGGCACCTTGCTCGACGGCGTGATGGCCGTCGTCACGCTGGGCATGCTGTTCGTCTACAACCGCACGCTGACCTGGCTCGTGATCGCGCTGTTCGCCGCATACGCGCTGCTGCGCGCCGTCGCGTACCGTCCGTTCCGGCAGGCCAACGAAGACCAGATCGTCTACGCGGCGCGGACCGAGACTCAATTGCTGGAATCGATCCGCGGCGTTCAAGCCATCAAGCTCGCCAACAAGCAGGACGAGCGCGTGGCGATCTACGCCAATGCGATGGTCGAGACCGCGAACAAGGGAATCGCGATCCAGCGCTTGTCCATCGGTTTCTCCGCCGTTCACGGACTGGTTTCCGGTATGGGCCGGGTCGCGCTCGTGTGGCTGGCCGCGCAGCAGGTCATCGACGGCAGCTTCTCCGCCGGCATGCTGGTGGCCTACATCAGCTTTGCGGATCAGTTCATCGGACGCGGCTCCGGCCTGATCGACGCGCTGATCGATTTCCGCATGCTGCGGCTGTACGGCGAGCGCCTCGCCGATATCGTGCTGACGGATGTCGAGGCCGACATGGAAGGGAGCGTCGCGCACATGCCGAGCACGCAACGGGATGCGCCGCCCGCGATCTCCGTTCGCAATTTGCGCTATCGCTACGCGGAAGGCGAACCGTGGGTGCTCGACGGCTGCTCGTTCGATATCGCCGCCGGCGAATCGGTGGCCATCGTCGGCCCCTCGGGGCAGGGGAAGACCACGCTGGCCAAGCTGCTGCTGGGGCTGCTCGAACCTCAGGAGGGCACGATCGCGGTGGATGGCGTCGACATTCGCCACATCGGCTTGCAGCACTACCGCGACCGCATCGGTTGCGTGATGCAGGACGACATTCTCTTCGCGGGCTCGATCGCGGACAACATCGGCTTCTTCGATCTCGAACCGGATCTGGCGCGGATCGAGGACGCGGCGCGGCTCGCGCAGATCCACGACGACATCGCCGCGATGCCCATGGGCTATCAGAGCCTGGTGGGGGACATGGGATCGTCCCTGTCGGGCGGGCAGTGTCAGCGTGTGCTGCTGGCGCGCGCGCTGTATCGGCGTCCGGACATTCTGGTGCTGGACGAGGCCACGAGCCATCTCGACGTCGCACGCGAACTCGCGATCAACGAGGCCGTCAGCGCGATGCCGATCACGCGCATCCTGATCGCCCATCGCCCCGAAACCATCCGCAGCGCGCAGCGGGCCTTACTGCTGGAAAACGGGCGCGCCGCGTTCGTACCGTTGCCCGTCGCGACGCGGTGA
- a CDS encoding response regulator: MPGILIVDDHPAIGLAIRTVLSGRQEFGPIREAANAVDAMALLREHPIELAILDIEIPGGDGFRLLKRIRAEGLKTRVLIFSAMDEKIYSVRASQAGANGFLSKRNDMAQILNAVKTILSGYLFFPAEAVSALYHDRAQEAANRIGGLTNRELTVLRGLARGSSNRQISEDLCISNKTVSTYKSNIFEKLGVSSVVGLADYAKKNGLI; encoded by the coding sequence ATGCCCGGCATTCTGATTGTCGATGATCATCCCGCCATCGGTTTGGCGATCCGTACCGTGCTGTCCGGAAGGCAGGAGTTCGGGCCGATCCGCGAAGCGGCCAACGCAGTCGATGCGATGGCGCTCCTGCGCGAGCACCCCATCGAGTTGGCCATTCTCGACATCGAGATCCCGGGCGGCGACGGTTTCCGTTTGTTGAAGCGGATTCGTGCGGAAGGGCTGAAAACCCGGGTTTTGATTTTTTCCGCGATGGACGAAAAGATCTATTCGGTGCGGGCGAGCCAGGCCGGAGCCAACGGCTTCCTGAGCAAGCGAAACGACATGGCCCAGATCCTCAACGCCGTGAAGACCATCCTGTCCGGCTATCTGTTCTTCCCCGCCGAGGCCGTTTCGGCGCTCTACCACGATCGAGCGCAGGAAGCCGCGAACAGGATCGGCGGGTTGACGAATCGCGAGCTGACGGTGCTGCGCGGGCTCGCGCGCGGATCGTCGAACAGGCAGATCAGCGAGGATCTGTGCATCAGCAACAAGACGGTCAGCACGTACAAATCCAACATATTCGAGAAGCTCGGGGTGTCGTCGGTCGTGGGCTTGGCCGATTACGCGAAAAAGAACGGTCTGATCTGA
- a CDS encoding TolC family outer membrane protein, with protein sequence MSAAAVSRFLPRGRWALLWFAFAAPAPSAHATTLPQAVAAARTFDAAISAARHGERAGAQKRWEGLAGLLPKVQLEGAYTRQDQPSASYAAGVRRHYYAITLTQPLFDLGRYADYQRGAAQASGAEVELASAQQQLVSNVSDAFFEILYQREVLQATRAAKETFGQQLERARLALNIGEGTRTDVDEAQANYDDAQAREIGALNDLETAGGAYERLTGLRAADVDPLAGVCRSPPSMAELEPMLARAEEDNLEVRAAAFQLDEAQADVTTARASHLPVVNLQGSYGGNWSRAQNGNALDELFGTTSKTRTSMIGITVTIPLFAGGAAVATSREAYSRRAQRRDQFEDARRRARQDARAAFLGIVNGAAKLRAQQRAVESARSRVESTHYGREVGLRTNVDELTAQQKYFEAARDLADARFRYITARLKLSAVLGTIAQDDLNEFGCLTVG encoded by the coding sequence ATGAGCGCCGCCGCCGTTTCGCGTTTCTTGCCGCGCGGGCGCTGGGCGCTGCTGTGGTTCGCGTTCGCCGCACCGGCGCCGAGCGCGCATGCGACGACGCTGCCGCAGGCCGTGGCGGCCGCGCGCACGTTCGATGCGGCGATCTCGGCCGCGCGTCACGGCGAGCGGGCCGGCGCGCAGAAGCGTTGGGAAGGGCTCGCCGGGCTGCTGCCGAAGGTGCAGCTCGAGGGCGCGTATACGCGCCAGGATCAGCCGAGCGCGTCGTACGCAGCCGGCGTGCGGCGCCATTACTACGCGATCACGCTGACGCAGCCGCTGTTCGACCTCGGCCGCTATGCCGACTACCAGCGCGGCGCCGCGCAGGCGAGCGGGGCGGAGGTGGAGCTCGCCAGCGCGCAGCAGCAGCTCGTGAGCAACGTTTCCGATGCGTTCTTCGAGATCCTGTATCAGCGCGAGGTGCTGCAGGCCACGCGCGCGGCCAAGGAGACCTTCGGTCAGCAGCTCGAGCGTGCGCGCCTCGCGCTGAACATCGGTGAGGGCACCCGGACCGACGTCGACGAGGCTCAGGCCAATTACGACGACGCGCAGGCGCGCGAGATCGGTGCGCTCAACGATCTCGAAACCGCCGGCGGCGCATACGAGCGGCTGACCGGCCTGCGTGCGGCCGACGTCGATCCGCTTGCCGGCGTATGTCGCTCGCCGCCTTCGATGGCCGAACTGGAGCCGATGCTCGCGCGTGCGGAAGAGGACAACCTCGAAGTCCGCGCGGCCGCGTTCCAGCTCGACGAGGCGCAGGCCGACGTGACGACGGCGCGCGCGAGCCATTTGCCGGTGGTGAACCTTCAGGGCAGCTACGGCGGCAACTGGAGCCGCGCGCAGAACGGCAACGCGCTCGACGAGCTGTTCGGCACGACGTCGAAAACGCGAACGTCGATGATCGGCATCACGGTGACGATCCCGCTGTTCGCCGGCGGCGCGGCGGTGGCCACGTCGCGCGAAGCGTACAGCCGCCGCGCGCAGCGCCGCGATCAGTTCGAGGATGCGCGCCGGCGCGCGCGCCAGGATGCGCGCGCCGCGTTCCTCGGCATCGTCAACGGCGCGGCCAAGCTCAGGGCGCAGCAGCGCGCGGTGGAATCCGCGCGCAGCCGCGTCGAGTCGACGCATTACGGCCGCGAAGTCGGGCTGCGCACCAATGTCGACGAGCTGACGGCGCAGCAGAAGTATTTCGAGGCGGCGCGGGATCTTGCCGATGCGCGCTTTCGCTATATCACCGCGCGGCTGAAATTGTCGGCCGTGCTGGGCACGATCGCTCAGGACGACCTGAACGAATTTGGATGTTTGACCGTCGGCTAG
- a CDS encoding HlyD family secretion protein, whose product MSDSLFRPEALEAGKGKLIGTVALYSPPYRWLLIAIVAVIAVSVAAFMALGTYTKRERVMGQIVPTAGVLNVSPPVTGTVEKIEAREGQRVRAGEPLVTVSAEVTTSLGDAREMVRTQLETQRERLRSDLSGQTVLADEAIRGLKDRAATLEGQLRELQLQHAHRVRQVELARSQLEKLAMMRTQGYASNSQVDQQEASVLDAEARLQDSVRARLDVQGQLIQVRQQLREQPLNARQQRNETGRKLAETEQAIVENEARRSVVLRAPADGVVGAMLFKVGQIVSAGQTAVSVLPADGKLEAQLMVPSRAIGFIHPGQTVVLRYEAYPYQKFGQQFGRVSGVSRSALSPQEVAALTGQPNVQEQHYRLTVALDRQDIAVYDRTERLRPGMALDADLLLDRRTLIEWVLEPIYALGRRASA is encoded by the coding sequence ATGTCTGACTCACTGTTTCGCCCCGAGGCGCTCGAAGCCGGCAAGGGCAAGCTGATCGGCACGGTTGCGCTGTACTCGCCGCCTTACCGCTGGTTGCTCATCGCCATCGTGGCGGTCATCGCCGTTTCCGTCGCGGCGTTCATGGCGCTCGGCACGTATACGAAGCGCGAACGCGTGATGGGGCAGATCGTGCCCACCGCCGGCGTGCTCAATGTCAGCCCGCCCGTCACCGGCACGGTGGAAAAGATCGAGGCCCGCGAAGGCCAGCGCGTGCGCGCAGGCGAGCCGCTAGTCACGGTGTCGGCTGAGGTGACGACTTCGTTGGGCGACGCCCGCGAGATGGTTCGCACCCAGCTCGAGACGCAGCGCGAGCGGCTCCGGAGCGATCTGAGCGGCCAGACGGTGCTGGCCGACGAAGCGATTCGCGGGCTGAAGGATCGCGCGGCGACATTGGAGGGCCAACTGCGCGAACTTCAACTGCAGCACGCGCACCGCGTGCGCCAGGTGGAGCTCGCCCGCAGCCAGCTCGAGAAGCTGGCGATGATGCGAACTCAAGGCTATGCGTCGAATTCGCAGGTCGATCAGCAGGAAGCCAGCGTGCTCGACGCGGAGGCTCGCCTGCAGGATTCCGTGCGCGCGCGGCTCGACGTGCAGGGCCAGTTGATCCAGGTGCGACAGCAGTTGCGCGAGCAGCCGCTGAATGCACGGCAGCAGCGCAACGAAACCGGACGCAAGCTGGCGGAAACCGAACAGGCCATCGTCGAGAACGAAGCGCGCCGCTCCGTCGTGCTGCGCGCACCGGCCGACGGCGTGGTGGGGGCGATGCTGTTCAAGGTCGGCCAGATCGTCAGCGCCGGACAGACCGCGGTGTCGGTGCTGCCCGCCGACGGCAAGCTCGAAGCGCAACTGATGGTGCCGAGCCGCGCCATCGGCTTCATTCATCCGGGGCAGACCGTGGTGCTGCGCTACGAGGCTTATCCCTACCAGAAATTCGGCCAGCAATTCGGCCGGGTGTCGGGCGTGTCGCGCAGCGCGCTGTCGCCGCAGGAAGTCGCGGCGTTGACGGGCCAACCGAACGTGCAGGAGCAGCACTACCGGCTGACCGTCGCGCTGGATCGTCAGGACATCGCGGTCTACGACCGCACGGAGCGCCTGCGTCCCGGCATGGCGCTCGATGCCGATCTCCTGCTCGACCGTCGCACGCTGATCGAATGGGTGCTGGAGCCGATCTACGCGCTCGGCCGTCGCGCGAGCGCCTGA
- a CDS encoding fimbrial protein, translating to MNQKIAFGILSAALALPMAAHASDGTITFNGAIEAQTCTISVNGGNQDATVQLPTVSASTLSTKGSTAGATNFTIALSECSGDATQVRAFFEAGPNVDATSGNLNNNGSATQVQVQLLNADGVVLQAGDESQRSNAASALTDGAATLVYGAQYYATGAATAGDVQTSVTYSIDYL from the coding sequence ATGAACCAGAAAATCGCCTTCGGCATTCTTTCCGCCGCTCTCGCACTGCCCATGGCCGCTCACGCATCGGACGGCACCATCACGTTCAATGGCGCAATCGAGGCGCAGACCTGCACGATCAGCGTGAACGGCGGTAACCAGGACGCCACCGTTCAGCTTCCGACGGTGTCGGCAAGCACGCTGAGCACGAAGGGCAGCACGGCGGGCGCGACCAACTTCACGATCGCGCTGAGCGAGTGCTCCGGCGACGCCACGCAAGTCCGCGCCTTCTTCGAGGCGGGCCCGAACGTCGACGCCACGAGCGGCAACCTGAACAACAACGGTTCCGCCACGCAAGTGCAGGTTCAACTGCTGAACGCGGACGGCGTCGTGCTGCAAGCGGGCGACGAGTCGCAGCGCAGCAATGCCGCTTCCGCTCTGACGGACGGCGCGGCAACGCTGGTCTACGGCGCTCAGTACTACGCGACCGGCGCCGCCACCGCGGGTGACGTTCAAACTTCGGTGACCTACTCGATCGACTATCTGTAA